Part of the Triticum urartu cultivar G1812 chromosome 2, Tu2.1, whole genome shotgun sequence genome, CATATAATGAAGTCGGCATCTAATTTTGCGCGGAAGACGCAACAGAATACAGTTAACTGAATACATAAGGATACTCCTAATTCTGCAATTGGTAATCAACTCCAAAAACATTGAGTGGCCATATATATAATACAAAGAAGCAGCTAGGAATCAGGTTCTTAACAGCATAGAAACAACTCCAAAAACATTGAGTGGCCATATAACACATAAGCATTTTACGGACGTCGTAGCCTCTGGCTAATCCAGAAATCCAGGGCAGTGAGCACCTTCATGCAAAACGGCCGACCCATAGGTGGACAAAATACTACCTACAAAGCCTCGATGCTAGTCCTGGAAGGACAGGGTTGCCACACTGACACTGCAGTCTAAGTGCCGCTAGAAACAAGGAGTTGTCAGCCCGTAATCCTGCGAAAATTACCAGCAAGGTCAACTGCTACCTACCCATCCAACAAGGCGTACCGATTACGCATCGGCGATTCCCAGCCCCCCAAAGAAACATACATCAGATTCCCGCAGAGAGCACCCCCCTCGGAAGGATCGGACAGCGACTGGATCGAAGAGGACAGCAACGCGTTCGTTCTTCGTTCTACAACTATCCATTCGCGAGGGGCAGATCGAAATGGGatgggagagggggggggggggggggggcaccttGGGGTCGGAGACGCCCTGGTTCTTCCGGATCTGCTGGGATATGCTGGCGCGGAGCTGGGCGGGGGTCACGACGTCGTCGAGGTTGTAGATCTCCATGATGGAGGGGATGGCGCGGCAGGCGTCCCTGAAGAAGTCGAACACGCGGTGCCGCGCCTCCGCCATCGACGCCGAGTTCGGCGGAACCTTCACCGCGCGCATGGTGAACGCCATCTCTTCGCCCGGACCCCGCTTCGCTGCCTATCTCCGGCTGCCGCCCTCTCGCTCGCCGCCCGTCCTCAGGTGGCTCCTCCgcttggtggtggtggtgagATGAGAGGTAGCTCGGTGCTCTCCGCTTGCCAAATGTTCTCCTGTCGATAGCGGGCCGTCCGCGTCTACCTCGAGATGGAGATGGGCGGCGTGAGCACTGGGGCCTTGAAGGCGACCAGGACAAGACTAAAGGCCCAGTTAGCTTTCACACCCAGCAACGCTCACTTTTTTTTTTGAATGCCAACCCCAGCAACACTCACTCTTTGCCTTCGAGTAAACTTACCAACTTCGCACAAAATTTACTGCTACATCCCAGGGGTACCAGATTTTAGCACATGAACAACAGAGAATCATACGATTGTGGATGGACAGTTACAGAAGTACCTAAGGTAACGCTTTCGTGGCATTTCCTCGATCTCTTCTCTCACCAAAATTGTGAAACTTTTGCAAGTCAACCAATAATTAGCGCCGGTTTCGGGGTTGTTCCACTCTCAAAATTACAAGTCAAATGGAGTGGATTCACTATGCCTTGCTCTGCAAAAAAAAAACTCAAATTTGGGGTCAACTTTGTGTTTTTCGTGAAGCTCCTCGAGGGTGAGGGACTCCAAAAACTCAAATTCTTGTGGAATTGAGAAAAAATTACCCACCACGGCCACCCATAAGTGGATAAAAGTTTGCCCCCCCAAATCATGCAAGCTACCCATCTTCCTCCTCACCCGTTCGCCCCCTTCCTCACTCATGCACAAAAGAGCCCCCTCCCCCCTAGCGCCACCACCACCGTGAAATCGGGCTGCCACGAGGTAGGCCCCGACGAGGTAACCGACATAATGAGTAAAATGCACAGAACCACGACTTTAGCGCCATAGCTCTTGTAAAGCCTCGCTTTACAAAATGTGACACTTTGCACCGCACCGAAATTTTGACATTGGCAAAAAACACTGAACCCAAAAATGATCTCTTTTTGACGTGGCCAATCGTGCAAGGGCCAACAGTAGGGGATGGCACACCGCTAATGGTCGTTCGGTCGTAGCCTACTCGGCTCGGTCGGAAGCGGGCAACACGGGCCGGGCGACGCGCTGGATGGCTGGCTCGCTCACCCCTTAGCCAGTCGGTCAATGGGTTCGTTCGTTATTTTCAGGCAACCGTTGGTTATTCGCAGCGTAGCCCTGGCCATTTGGTTTCACATTGAATCCAGAAAccctcatcttcctcctcccagCGTTGAGTGTCCGTCACTTCGCTCACACAGAAAACCACCACCGCCGCTCTCTCCCATCCTCTCGCCCCTATCCTCTCACCACCCACCACTCAGTGTCGACGCCGTCGGCACCGCTGACGCCCCCGCCAATGTGCAGTTGGGACAGGGTCATAGACGACTGGGCCAGCAATGACCCAACCAAGAAGGCTATCGGCTGGGACCTCACCGAGCGGTTCAAGAGCGTGCCCGCGCTAGTCAACCACGTCAAAGGCCTCTGCCGGTGTTCACCGATGACGGTGGTATGCGTCCTCGTGTGGTGCATGCTCGAGTCGATGTCCAGAGATGTACGGCAACGCAACCGTTGGATCATGTATCGGCCGCAGAAAAGCAGGTTTCCGGCAGATCCAACGGACGTGGACATGCTGGTCAAGGTGGACTTGACGGAGTCCTCATCCACAATCCCCCCTACAGCACATCCCAGTGTTTCCATCGACGGTGAGGAGCCAAAGGTCCAGGTCCTCGCTTGCCCTCGCGTCGCGGGGCGACCGTCGATGGAGAGAGGCAGAAGACAATCGACGTGGAGGTGATGCCCGACGTGGAGGTACCATTAATGTAATCGAGTTGAGAGTTATATAATAAATAGTAGTTTGACTTTTTCTTCTTTACTTTAATGTTTCAATCTTAGTAACGAAAATAATAGAAAatatcatatgctaatcttatggagAATAATGACTTTACATAAAGAAAAGTATAATTTGTAAAATTTATTGAAAGCTAACAAACATatcattggtcaatgatgcaattcatgaaagaattaataagggaagataaagttcacatataaatatactacttggacatcttttatgattttGAGCCCCCACTAAGTATTATATGCCAAATTGTTGATGTTGGATAatgaagacaacgtaatgagttatgctTGCTTATATTATATTGTTATagatcctccaacatgtggtgcttgctccccatctttgctagccaaaaatctgcaccaagtagagatactaattgtgcatccaaaaacccttaaacccagtttcATGTCATAAGAGTCCATTATATccacctatggattgaataagatccttgaagtaagttgtcattagttcataaggcaataaaaatcgctctctaaatatgtatgatactccctccgtcccaaaataagtgtctcaactttgtactagctctagtacaaatttgtactaagctcaagacacttattttgggacggagggagtattttattctaagggaaaataagctttgcacaaacttgtgatggtgaagaaatAAAAGGgacgaactgcataataaaggttgctatcacaaggggcagTGTAAAGTTACGTTCCTTTGCATTAAGAGCCTGCACATAAAAAAAGCACACGACAAcctctgcgaagggtctatcttttacttttatgtatttactttttatgcaagagtcaatagTATACTCCActattcctttttatttattCTCTTTTGCAAGCATCATGTGGCGGGGAAAGATCTAGACATATATATCCAGTTGAATGTAAGtgatcatgaattattattgttgacattacccttgaggtaaatgGGTTGGGAGGTAAAATTATAAGCctctatctttctatgtgtctgacTGAAActtttgccctctctctctctctatatatatatatatgtgtgtgtgtgtgttagcaatcatagaagattAAAGGATAGTTgatatgtggacttgctaaatAAAATCTCTTACATGAGATCCTTCCTTAAAAGAtgatgaattgcaattgctttgttgactgagaacatagtttgttagttttcaaggaattttatgatttatacttcattgttgtgatgaattgttactttctCATGATAAGTTCTATGATAATAATATATTGCTgctatgatattgatcatgatgcttctatgtccgtattttgtttttatcgacacctctctctaaacatgtggacatgattatcgatatcggctttcgcttgaggacaagcgaggtctaagcttgggggagttgatacatccattttgcatcatgttttcctactgttatttataatgtttttgaTCAATATAATACTTTGTGGTGccattctaatgccttttctctcttaatttgcaagatgtacatgaagagggagattgCTGGTAGCTGGAATTtcggacctgaaaaagctacatcacagatacctattctgcacaactccaaatgagccaAAATTTCATGGAGAATTATttggaatatatgaaaaatactggGAGAAAGAAATACCACAGGAGACCCACCAGGTGCCCATGAGGTACCAGGGCGTGCCCTGGTGGCTTGTGGGGCCCCTGGCCAACCTCTGTTGCCCATCTTCGGTATATAAGGACATTTTCCCTAGAACAAATGTGGGAGGACACTTTCAGGATGAAGCATCGTTGTCTCGGGGCGGAacctgggcaggagcacttttgctctctgacggagcgattccgccaggggaacttccctctgggagggggaaatcgaagccatcgtcatcaccaacgatcctctcatcagggaaggaccaatcttcatcaacatcttcaccagcaccatctcatctcaagccctagttcatctcttgtattcaatctttgtttcaaaacctcagattggtatctgtaggttgctagtagtgttgattacatcttgtagttgatgctagttggtttatttggtgaaagattatatgttcagatccttaatgatatttaatacccctctgatcatgaacatgaacatgctttgtgagtagttaccatTGTTctcgaggacatgggagaagtcttgttataagtaatcatgtgaatttggtattcgttcgatattttgatgatatgtatgttgcctcttctctagtggtgttatgtgaatgtcgactacatgacaatTCACCAATTTTTGGGCCCAGAGAAGGCATTGAGAAGTAGCaaatagatgatgggttgctagagtgatagaatcttaaaccctagtttatgcgttattTCGTAAGAAGCTGATTTGGATCCAtgtgtttcatgctatggttagattatCTTAATTCTTATTTTGTAGTTAGGGATGCTTGTGAGAGGGCATAATCATAAGTGGGTTATtagttcaagtaagaacaacacccaagcactggtccacccacatatcaaattatcaaagtagtgaatgt contains:
- the LOC125536038 gene encoding NADH dehydrogenase [ubiquinone] 1 alpha subcomplex subunit 6-like, which codes for MAFTMRAVKVPPNSASMAEARHRVFDFFRDACRAIPSIMEIYNLDDVVTPAQLRASISQQIRKNQGVSDPKVIDMLLFNGMEELNNITEHAKQRHHIIGQYVVGHKGLVQDLEKDQGSSEFLKKFYTSNY